One Drosophila virilis strain 15010-1051.87 chromosome 5, Dvir_AGI_RSII-ME, whole genome shotgun sequence DNA window includes the following coding sequences:
- the lola gene encoding longitudinals lacking protein, isoforms J/P/Q/S/Z isoform X22 — protein MDDDQQFCLRWNNHQSTLISVFDTLLENETLVDCTLAAEGKFLKAHKVVLSACSPYFATLLQEQYDKHPIFILKDVKYQELRAMMDYMYRGEVNISQDQLTALLKAAESLQIKGLSDNRSGTGPAAAAAQQQAPKPDTHHRVKLSAPYTLEQTKRARITSGAAAPGAGMVDAADVSGSREGSSSPSRRRRKVRRRSMENDVHDNSNSSVLAAASNQSILQQTSAGLAASALVSTQLASGSAASATAVSATACGNSSSSGSQVSNQPLTTSSSSNVTKKTESAKLTSTAAVQGAPQQQQQQQQQQTTSDAINTDNVQQQQQQQQNQGAQGDAEDMDVASGAAGGATGTVAVHTGVVKQLTTLDKSNHKQKIKDNSITTTEMVIEPKAEYDDDAHDENVEDLTLDEEDMTMEELDQAASTSQGGEGSSQAYATWQHDRSQDELGLMAAQDAQQRDPQDDNGQLDSGESRIRVRNWLMLADQSIIDKTSDESTVLILHYNLHFVL, from the exons ATGGACGACGATCAACAGTTTTGTTTGCGCTGGAATAACCATCAGAGCACGCTAATCAGCGTCTTTGATACGTTGCTAGAAAATGAGACACTAGTCGATTGTACGCTCGCTGCCGAGGGCAAATTTCTCAAGGCCCACAAGGTGGTACTATCAGCATGCAGTCCCTATTTTGCT ACATTGCTGCAAGAACAGTACGACAAGCATCCAATTTTCATACTCAAGGATGTCAAGTACCAAGAGCTGCGCGCCATGATGGACTATATGTATCGCGGCGAGGTGAACATCTCGCAAGATCAACTGACCGCGCTACTCAAGGCCGCCGAATCGCTGCAGATCAAGGGCTTATCCGACAATCGCAGCGGCACCggcccagcagctgctgcagcacaaCAGCAAGCACCTAAACCGGATACACACCATCGCGTCAAACTGAGTGCACCCTATACACTGGAGCAGACCAAGCGTGCGCGCATCACAAGCGGCGCAGCAGCCCCTGGTGCTGGCATGGTGGATGCCGCTGATGTGTCCGGTTCGCGTGAAGGCTCCTCCAGTCCATCACGTCGTCGTCGAAAAGTGCGACGCCGCAGCATGGAAAATG ATGTGCACGACAACTCCAATTCGTCAGTGCTAGCCGCCGCCTCCAATCAGTCAATCCTCCAACAAACAAGCGCTGGCCTTGCTGCCTCCGCACTGGTCAGCACTCAATTGGCCAGCGGCAGTGCAGCAAGTGCAACGGCCGTCAGTGCAACAGCctgcggcaacagcagcagcagcggaagCCAAGTATCGAACCAGCCATtgaccaccagcagcagcagtaacgtTACCAAAAAGACTGAAAGCGCTAAACTAACATCGACCGCAGCTGTCCAGGGCGccccacaacagcagcagcagcagcagcagcaacaaacaacaagcgATGCCATTAACACCGACaatgtacaacaacaacaacaacaacaacagaatcAAGGCGCCCAAGGCGATGCTGAAGATATGGATGTGGCAAGTGGTGCAGCTGGCGGTGCAACTGGCACCGTTGCCGTTCACACTGGCGTCGTTAAGCAATTGACAACGCTCGATAAGTCGAATCATAAACAGAAGATCAAAGATAATAgcataacaacaactgaaatgGTAATTGAGCCCAAGGCCGAATACGATGATGATGCGCACGATGAGAATGTTGAGGATTTGACTTTGGATGAGGAGGATATGACAATGGAGGAGCTGGACCAAGCGGCCAGCACCAGTCAGGGTGGCGAAGGATCTAGTCAAG cATATGCAACATGGCAACACGACAGATCTCAGGATGAACTTGGACTAATGGCCGCACAGGATGCACAGCAACGGGATCCACAAG
- the lola gene encoding longitudinals lacking protein, isoforms H/M/V isoform X13, giving the protein MDDDQQFCLRWNNHQSTLISVFDTLLENETLVDCTLAAEGKFLKAHKVVLSACSPYFATLLQEQYDKHPIFILKDVKYQELRAMMDYMYRGEVNISQDQLTALLKAAESLQIKGLSDNRSGTGPAAAAAQQQAPKPDTHHRVKLSAPYTLEQTKRARITSGAAAPGAGMVDAADVSGSREGSSSPSRRRRKVRRRSMENDVHDNSNSSVLAAASNQSILQQTSAGLAASALVSTQLASGSAASATAVSATACGNSSSSGSQVSNQPLTTSSSSNVTKKTESAKLTSTAAVQGAPQQQQQQQQQQTTSDAINTDNVQQQQQQQQNQGAQGDAEDMDVASGAAGGATGTVAVHTGVVKQLTTLDKSNHKQKIKDNSITTTEMVIEPKAEYDDDAHDENVEDLTLDEEDMTMEELDQAASTSQGGEGSSQAYATWQHDRSQDELGLMAAQDAQQRDPQGLLELSLNQASSFYYEPDIPLLLPPLPLPLPPPTPASGPTLRRGKLRSRKRRNNSAAVAAAAAAKKLMAPPPIPQPPLSERSSSAATMARNAELRDDGKLQCPQCPNAYTRLSALKRHIEFECGQLENFRCAVCDAGFKRKDSLNRHCKVKKHITKYLY; this is encoded by the exons ATGGACGACGATCAACAGTTTTGTTTGCGCTGGAATAACCATCAGAGCACGCTAATCAGCGTCTTTGATACGTTGCTAGAAAATGAGACACTAGTCGATTGTACGCTCGCTGCCGAGGGCAAATTTCTCAAGGCCCACAAGGTGGTACTATCAGCATGCAGTCCCTATTTTGCT ACATTGCTGCAAGAACAGTACGACAAGCATCCAATTTTCATACTCAAGGATGTCAAGTACCAAGAGCTGCGCGCCATGATGGACTATATGTATCGCGGCGAGGTGAACATCTCGCAAGATCAACTGACCGCGCTACTCAAGGCCGCCGAATCGCTGCAGATCAAGGGCTTATCCGACAATCGCAGCGGCACCggcccagcagctgctgcagcacaaCAGCAAGCACCTAAACCGGATACACACCATCGCGTCAAACTGAGTGCACCCTATACACTGGAGCAGACCAAGCGTGCGCGCATCACAAGCGGCGCAGCAGCCCCTGGTGCTGGCATGGTGGATGCCGCTGATGTGTCCGGTTCGCGTGAAGGCTCCTCCAGTCCATCACGTCGTCGTCGAAAAGTGCGACGCCGCAGCATGGAAAATG ATGTGCACGACAACTCCAATTCGTCAGTGCTAGCCGCCGCCTCCAATCAGTCAATCCTCCAACAAACAAGCGCTGGCCTTGCTGCCTCCGCACTGGTCAGCACTCAATTGGCCAGCGGCAGTGCAGCAAGTGCAACGGCCGTCAGTGCAACAGCctgcggcaacagcagcagcagcggaagCCAAGTATCGAACCAGCCATtgaccaccagcagcagcagtaacgtTACCAAAAAGACTGAAAGCGCTAAACTAACATCGACCGCAGCTGTCCAGGGCGccccacaacagcagcagcagcagcagcagcaacaaacaacaagcgATGCCATTAACACCGACaatgtacaacaacaacaacaacaacaacagaatcAAGGCGCCCAAGGCGATGCTGAAGATATGGATGTGGCAAGTGGTGCAGCTGGCGGTGCAACTGGCACCGTTGCCGTTCACACTGGCGTCGTTAAGCAATTGACAACGCTCGATAAGTCGAATCATAAACAGAAGATCAAAGATAATAgcataacaacaactgaaatgGTAATTGAGCCCAAGGCCGAATACGATGATGATGCGCACGATGAGAATGTTGAGGATTTGACTTTGGATGAGGAGGATATGACAATGGAGGAGCTGGACCAAGCGGCCAGCACCAGTCAGGGTGGCGAAGGATCTAGTCAAG cATATGCAACATGGCAACACGACAGATCTCAGGATGAACTTGGACTAATGGCCGCACAGGATGCACAGCAACGGGATCCACAAG GTCTTCTTGAGTTGAGCTTAAATCAAGCCTCCTCGTTTTACTATGAGCCCGATATACCGCTGCTACtaccgccgctgccgctgccgctgccgccgccaacCCCTGCGTCAGGGCCAACGCTGCGACGCGGCAAATTGAGATCGCGTAAGAGGAGAAATAATAGCGCAGCTGTcgctgcggctgcagcagctaaaaaattaatggcgcCACCGCCAATACCGCAGCCGCCGCTATCGGAGCGCAGCAGCTCGGCAGCGACAATGGCGCGCAATGCCGAGCTACGGGACGATGGCAAACTGCAGTGTCCGCAATGCCCGAACGCATATACCCGTCTGTCGGCGCTGAAGCGTCACATAGAGTTCGAGTGCGGCCAATTGGAGAATTTCCGTTGCGCGGTTTGTGATGCGGGCTTCAAGCGTAAAGATTCATTGAATCGGCATTGCAAGGTCAAGAAGCATATTaccaaatatttgtattag
- the lola gene encoding longitudinals lacking protein, isoforms H/M/V isoform X15 — translation MDDDQQFCLRWNNHQSTLISVFDTLLENETLVDCTLAAEGKFLKAHKVVLSACSPYFATLLQEQYDKHPIFILKDVKYQELRAMMDYMYRGEVNISQDQLTALLKAAESLQIKGLSDNRSGTGPAAAAAQQQAPKPDTHHRVKLSAPYTLEQTKRARITSGAAAPGAGMVDAADVSGSREGSSSPSRRRRKVRRRSMENDVHDNSNSSVLAAASNQSILQQTSAGLAASALVSTQLASGSAASATAVSATACGNSSSSGSQVSNQPLTTSSSSNVTKKTESAKLTSTAAVQGAPQQQQQQQQQQTTSDAINTDNVQQQQQQQQNQGAQGDAEDMDVASGAAGGATGTVAVHTGVVKQLTTLDKSNHKQKIKDNSITTTEMVIEPKAEYDDDAHDENVEDLTLDEEDMTMEELDQAASTSQGGEGSSQAYATWQHDRSQDELGLMAAQDAQQRDPQGMLMQPSLKLNANTRRKSSRSMAMQQQKRRQSAKSMSTSTSMSSSPSSSSLPLHVCPTCGRIYQTLSTLTRHMRKECNQPKLFICHLCGQGFHYNFKLQHHYHHTHRLSA, via the exons ATGGACGACGATCAACAGTTTTGTTTGCGCTGGAATAACCATCAGAGCACGCTAATCAGCGTCTTTGATACGTTGCTAGAAAATGAGACACTAGTCGATTGTACGCTCGCTGCCGAGGGCAAATTTCTCAAGGCCCACAAGGTGGTACTATCAGCATGCAGTCCCTATTTTGCT ACATTGCTGCAAGAACAGTACGACAAGCATCCAATTTTCATACTCAAGGATGTCAAGTACCAAGAGCTGCGCGCCATGATGGACTATATGTATCGCGGCGAGGTGAACATCTCGCAAGATCAACTGACCGCGCTACTCAAGGCCGCCGAATCGCTGCAGATCAAGGGCTTATCCGACAATCGCAGCGGCACCggcccagcagctgctgcagcacaaCAGCAAGCACCTAAACCGGATACACACCATCGCGTCAAACTGAGTGCACCCTATACACTGGAGCAGACCAAGCGTGCGCGCATCACAAGCGGCGCAGCAGCCCCTGGTGCTGGCATGGTGGATGCCGCTGATGTGTCCGGTTCGCGTGAAGGCTCCTCCAGTCCATCACGTCGTCGTCGAAAAGTGCGACGCCGCAGCATGGAAAATG ATGTGCACGACAACTCCAATTCGTCAGTGCTAGCCGCCGCCTCCAATCAGTCAATCCTCCAACAAACAAGCGCTGGCCTTGCTGCCTCCGCACTGGTCAGCACTCAATTGGCCAGCGGCAGTGCAGCAAGTGCAACGGCCGTCAGTGCAACAGCctgcggcaacagcagcagcagcggaagCCAAGTATCGAACCAGCCATtgaccaccagcagcagcagtaacgtTACCAAAAAGACTGAAAGCGCTAAACTAACATCGACCGCAGCTGTCCAGGGCGccccacaacagcagcagcagcagcagcagcaacaaacaacaagcgATGCCATTAACACCGACaatgtacaacaacaacaacaacaacaacagaatcAAGGCGCCCAAGGCGATGCTGAAGATATGGATGTGGCAAGTGGTGCAGCTGGCGGTGCAACTGGCACCGTTGCCGTTCACACTGGCGTCGTTAAGCAATTGACAACGCTCGATAAGTCGAATCATAAACAGAAGATCAAAGATAATAgcataacaacaactgaaatgGTAATTGAGCCCAAGGCCGAATACGATGATGATGCGCACGATGAGAATGTTGAGGATTTGACTTTGGATGAGGAGGATATGACAATGGAGGAGCTGGACCAAGCGGCCAGCACCAGTCAGGGTGGCGAAGGATCTAGTCAAG cATATGCAACATGGCAACACGACAGATCTCAGGATGAACTTGGACTAATGGCCGCACAGGATGCACAGCAACGGGATCCACAAG GCATGCTAATGCAGCCGAGCTTAAAGCTCAATGCGAACACCCGAAGAAAGTCCAGCCGATCGATGGcaatgcaacagcaaaaacgcCGCCAGTCAGCTAAATCGATGTCCACGTCCACGTCCATGTcctcgtcgccgtcgtcgtcgtcgttgccgTTGCACGTGTGTCCCACCTGTGGTCGCATTTATCAAACGCTTTCCACATTGACGCGCCACATGCGCAAAGAGTGCAATCAGCCCAAGCTGTTCATATGCCACCTGTGTGGCCAGGGCTTTCACTATAATTTCAAGCTGCAACATCATTACCATCACACACACCGGCTCAGTGCCTGA
- the lola gene encoding longitudinals lacking protein, isoforms H/M/V isoform X19, which yields MDDDQQFCLRWNNHQSTLISVFDTLLENETLVDCTLAAEGKFLKAHKVVLSACSPYFATLLQEQYDKHPIFILKDVKYQELRAMMDYMYRGEVNISQDQLTALLKAAESLQIKGLSDNRSGTGPAAAAAQQQAPKPDTHHRVKLSAPYTLEQTKRARITSGAAAPGAGMVDAADVSGSREGSSSPSRRRRKVRRRSMENDVHDNSNSSVLAAASNQSILQQTSAGLAASALVSTQLASGSAASATAVSATACGNSSSSGSQVSNQPLTTSSSSNVTKKTESAKLTSTAAVQGAPQQQQQQQQQQTTSDAINTDNVQQQQQQQQNQGAQGDAEDMDVASGAAGGATGTVAVHTGVVKQLTTLDKSNHKQKIKDNSITTTEMVIEPKAEYDDDAHDENVEDLTLDEEDMTMEELDQAASTSQGGEGSSQAYATWQHDRSQDELGLMAAQDAQQRDPQGYQQLQLQLQQQQQDSSNSSYKQDDSCDMHLHYQGTAATATATATTTATASNVAAATTTPHHFQAPQFDNFQSMLSSAAAANLYCR from the exons ATGGACGACGATCAACAGTTTTGTTTGCGCTGGAATAACCATCAGAGCACGCTAATCAGCGTCTTTGATACGTTGCTAGAAAATGAGACACTAGTCGATTGTACGCTCGCTGCCGAGGGCAAATTTCTCAAGGCCCACAAGGTGGTACTATCAGCATGCAGTCCCTATTTTGCT ACATTGCTGCAAGAACAGTACGACAAGCATCCAATTTTCATACTCAAGGATGTCAAGTACCAAGAGCTGCGCGCCATGATGGACTATATGTATCGCGGCGAGGTGAACATCTCGCAAGATCAACTGACCGCGCTACTCAAGGCCGCCGAATCGCTGCAGATCAAGGGCTTATCCGACAATCGCAGCGGCACCggcccagcagctgctgcagcacaaCAGCAAGCACCTAAACCGGATACACACCATCGCGTCAAACTGAGTGCACCCTATACACTGGAGCAGACCAAGCGTGCGCGCATCACAAGCGGCGCAGCAGCCCCTGGTGCTGGCATGGTGGATGCCGCTGATGTGTCCGGTTCGCGTGAAGGCTCCTCCAGTCCATCACGTCGTCGTCGAAAAGTGCGACGCCGCAGCATGGAAAATG ATGTGCACGACAACTCCAATTCGTCAGTGCTAGCCGCCGCCTCCAATCAGTCAATCCTCCAACAAACAAGCGCTGGCCTTGCTGCCTCCGCACTGGTCAGCACTCAATTGGCCAGCGGCAGTGCAGCAAGTGCAACGGCCGTCAGTGCAACAGCctgcggcaacagcagcagcagcggaagCCAAGTATCGAACCAGCCATtgaccaccagcagcagcagtaacgtTACCAAAAAGACTGAAAGCGCTAAACTAACATCGACCGCAGCTGTCCAGGGCGccccacaacagcagcagcagcagcagcagcaacaaacaacaagcgATGCCATTAACACCGACaatgtacaacaacaacaacaacaacaacagaatcAAGGCGCCCAAGGCGATGCTGAAGATATGGATGTGGCAAGTGGTGCAGCTGGCGGTGCAACTGGCACCGTTGCCGTTCACACTGGCGTCGTTAAGCAATTGACAACGCTCGATAAGTCGAATCATAAACAGAAGATCAAAGATAATAgcataacaacaactgaaatgGTAATTGAGCCCAAGGCCGAATACGATGATGATGCGCACGATGAGAATGTTGAGGATTTGACTTTGGATGAGGAGGATATGACAATGGAGGAGCTGGACCAAGCGGCCAGCACCAGTCAGGGTGGCGAAGGATCTAGTCAAG cATATGCAACATGGCAACACGACAGATCTCAGGATGAACTTGGACTAATGGCCGCACAGGATGCACAGCAACGGGATCCACAAG gctatcaacaactgcaactgcaactgcaacaacagcaacaagacagcagcaacagcagctacaaacAGGACGACAGCTGCGATATGCATTTACACTATCaaggaacagcagcaactgcaactgcaactgcaacaacaacagcaacagcatcaaatgtggcagctgcaacaacaacaccgcATCATTTTCAAGCGCCGCAATTTGATAATTTTCAGTCTATGCTTAGTTCag
- the lola gene encoding longitudinals lacking protein, isoforms H/M/V isoform X23: protein MDDDQQFCLRWNNHQSTLISVFDTLLENETLVDCTLAAEGKFLKAHKVVLSACSPYFATLLQEQYDKHPIFILKDVKYQELRAMMDYMYRGEVNISQDQLTALLKAAESLQIKGLSDNRSGTGPAAAAAQQQAPKPDTHHRVKLSAPYTLEQTKRARITSGAAAPGAGMVDAADVSGSREGSSSPSRRRRKVRRRSMENDVHDNSNSSVLAAASNQSILQQTSAGLAASALVSTQLASGSAASATAVSATACGNSSSSGSQVSNQPLTTSSSSNVTKKTESAKLTSTAAVQGAPQQQQQQQQQQTTSDAINTDNVQQQQQQQQNQGAQGDAEDMDVASGAAGGATGTVAVHTGVVKQLTTLDKSNHKQKIKDNSITTTEMVIEPKAEYDDDAHDENVEDLTLDEEDMTMEELDQAASTSQGGEGSSQAYATWQHDRSQDELGLMAAQDAQQRDPQDDNGIIRTTPQPGPFTT from the exons ATGGACGACGATCAACAGTTTTGTTTGCGCTGGAATAACCATCAGAGCACGCTAATCAGCGTCTTTGATACGTTGCTAGAAAATGAGACACTAGTCGATTGTACGCTCGCTGCCGAGGGCAAATTTCTCAAGGCCCACAAGGTGGTACTATCAGCATGCAGTCCCTATTTTGCT ACATTGCTGCAAGAACAGTACGACAAGCATCCAATTTTCATACTCAAGGATGTCAAGTACCAAGAGCTGCGCGCCATGATGGACTATATGTATCGCGGCGAGGTGAACATCTCGCAAGATCAACTGACCGCGCTACTCAAGGCCGCCGAATCGCTGCAGATCAAGGGCTTATCCGACAATCGCAGCGGCACCggcccagcagctgctgcagcacaaCAGCAAGCACCTAAACCGGATACACACCATCGCGTCAAACTGAGTGCACCCTATACACTGGAGCAGACCAAGCGTGCGCGCATCACAAGCGGCGCAGCAGCCCCTGGTGCTGGCATGGTGGATGCCGCTGATGTGTCCGGTTCGCGTGAAGGCTCCTCCAGTCCATCACGTCGTCGTCGAAAAGTGCGACGCCGCAGCATGGAAAATG ATGTGCACGACAACTCCAATTCGTCAGTGCTAGCCGCCGCCTCCAATCAGTCAATCCTCCAACAAACAAGCGCTGGCCTTGCTGCCTCCGCACTGGTCAGCACTCAATTGGCCAGCGGCAGTGCAGCAAGTGCAACGGCCGTCAGTGCAACAGCctgcggcaacagcagcagcagcggaagCCAAGTATCGAACCAGCCATtgaccaccagcagcagcagtaacgtTACCAAAAAGACTGAAAGCGCTAAACTAACATCGACCGCAGCTGTCCAGGGCGccccacaacagcagcagcagcagcagcagcaacaaacaacaagcgATGCCATTAACACCGACaatgtacaacaacaacaacaacaacaacagaatcAAGGCGCCCAAGGCGATGCTGAAGATATGGATGTGGCAAGTGGTGCAGCTGGCGGTGCAACTGGCACCGTTGCCGTTCACACTGGCGTCGTTAAGCAATTGACAACGCTCGATAAGTCGAATCATAAACAGAAGATCAAAGATAATAgcataacaacaactgaaatgGTAATTGAGCCCAAGGCCGAATACGATGATGATGCGCACGATGAGAATGTTGAGGATTTGACTTTGGATGAGGAGGATATGACAATGGAGGAGCTGGACCAAGCGGCCAGCACCAGTCAGGGTGGCGAAGGATCTAGTCAAG cATATGCAACATGGCAACACGACAGATCTCAGGATGAACTTGGACTAATGGCCGCACAGGATGCACAGCAACGGGATCCACAAG
- the lola gene encoding longitudinals lacking protein, isoforms H/M/V isoform X12 → MDDDQQFCLRWNNHQSTLISVFDTLLENETLVDCTLAAEGKFLKAHKVVLSACSPYFATLLQEQYDKHPIFILKDVKYQELRAMMDYMYRGEVNISQDQLTALLKAAESLQIKGLSDNRSGTGPAAAAAQQQAPKPDTHHRVKLSAPYTLEQTKRARITSGAAAPGAGMVDAADVSGSREGSSSPSRRRRKVRRRSMENDVHDNSNSSVLAAASNQSILQQTSAGLAASALVSTQLASGSAASATAVSATACGNSSSSGSQVSNQPLTTSSSSNVTKKTESAKLTSTAAVQGAPQQQQQQQQQQTTSDAINTDNVQQQQQQQQNQGAQGDAEDMDVASGAAGGATGTVAVHTGVVKQLTTLDKSNHKQKIKDNSITTTEMVIEPKAEYDDDAHDENVEDLTLDEEDMTMEELDQAASTSQGGEGSSQAYATWQHDRSQDELGLMAAQDAQQRDPQAEVAPASDTLLPQIVAVRGRSSRNARRKPNATNIPSPFQSTATGAATRSKPRRKRKLGSSSSSKLITSRRNVSAISSESATASTSTSSSLAMAGGAGASAPYVCQTCGRRYQVLGTLTRHMRKECNQPKKYVCRMCGRGFHYNFKLQDHYYYVHKGVSKRDFKNDEESLG, encoded by the exons ATGGACGACGATCAACAGTTTTGTTTGCGCTGGAATAACCATCAGAGCACGCTAATCAGCGTCTTTGATACGTTGCTAGAAAATGAGACACTAGTCGATTGTACGCTCGCTGCCGAGGGCAAATTTCTCAAGGCCCACAAGGTGGTACTATCAGCATGCAGTCCCTATTTTGCT ACATTGCTGCAAGAACAGTACGACAAGCATCCAATTTTCATACTCAAGGATGTCAAGTACCAAGAGCTGCGCGCCATGATGGACTATATGTATCGCGGCGAGGTGAACATCTCGCAAGATCAACTGACCGCGCTACTCAAGGCCGCCGAATCGCTGCAGATCAAGGGCTTATCCGACAATCGCAGCGGCACCggcccagcagctgctgcagcacaaCAGCAAGCACCTAAACCGGATACACACCATCGCGTCAAACTGAGTGCACCCTATACACTGGAGCAGACCAAGCGTGCGCGCATCACAAGCGGCGCAGCAGCCCCTGGTGCTGGCATGGTGGATGCCGCTGATGTGTCCGGTTCGCGTGAAGGCTCCTCCAGTCCATCACGTCGTCGTCGAAAAGTGCGACGCCGCAGCATGGAAAATG ATGTGCACGACAACTCCAATTCGTCAGTGCTAGCCGCCGCCTCCAATCAGTCAATCCTCCAACAAACAAGCGCTGGCCTTGCTGCCTCCGCACTGGTCAGCACTCAATTGGCCAGCGGCAGTGCAGCAAGTGCAACGGCCGTCAGTGCAACAGCctgcggcaacagcagcagcagcggaagCCAAGTATCGAACCAGCCATtgaccaccagcagcagcagtaacgtTACCAAAAAGACTGAAAGCGCTAAACTAACATCGACCGCAGCTGTCCAGGGCGccccacaacagcagcagcagcagcagcagcaacaaacaacaagcgATGCCATTAACACCGACaatgtacaacaacaacaacaacaacaacagaatcAAGGCGCCCAAGGCGATGCTGAAGATATGGATGTGGCAAGTGGTGCAGCTGGCGGTGCAACTGGCACCGTTGCCGTTCACACTGGCGTCGTTAAGCAATTGACAACGCTCGATAAGTCGAATCATAAACAGAAGATCAAAGATAATAgcataacaacaactgaaatgGTAATTGAGCCCAAGGCCGAATACGATGATGATGCGCACGATGAGAATGTTGAGGATTTGACTTTGGATGAGGAGGATATGACAATGGAGGAGCTGGACCAAGCGGCCAGCACCAGTCAGGGTGGCGAAGGATCTAGTCAAG cATATGCAACATGGCAACACGACAGATCTCAGGATGAACTTGGACTAATGGCCGCACAGGATGCACAGCAACGGGATCCACAAG CCGAAGTCGCCCCCGCCTCTGATACACTGTTGCCACAAATTGTTGCCGTGCGTGGTCGCTCAAGTCGCAATGCTCGAAGAAAGCCCAATGCCACCAACATCCCGTCCCCCTTTCAATCGACGGCCACGGGCGCCGCCACACGCAGCAAGCCCAGGCGTAAACGTAAattgggcagcagcagcagcagtaaattGATTACGTCGCGCAG AAATGTATCGGCGATCAGCAGCGAGTCGGCAACAGCATCGACATCAACGTCGTCTTCTTTAGCGATGGCGGGCGGAGCTGGGGCGTCGGCGCCTTACGTCTGCCAGACATGCGGTCGCAGGTATCAGGTGTTGGGCACATTGACGCGCCACATGCGCAAAGAGTGCAACCAGCCAAAGAAATATGTGTGTCGCATGTGCGGACGCGGTTTTCACTATAATTTCAAGCTGCAAGATCACTACTATTACGTTCACAAGGGCGTCTCAAAGAGAGACTTTAAGAACGACGAGGAGAGCTTAGGCTAA